GCGTGATGCGATCAGTTTCGAAACGTTAACGAGCCTCGATCCGGCGATAGTGGTTGAGGAAACCGGCCAGTAACCAGCGGTGCTGCGGCGATATTGCACAACGCTAGTGAAAACCGCCGCAAGTGTGGGCAAACTGGCGCGAAGCCGCGCCAACCGTGTTCCTCGACTGCTACAGCTTGCCCCGTCCTAGACGCAATAAGATCCCAGCGAGTGCTGGCCCTTCGTCGCCCAGGGCAGCCCGGTATTGGTTGATCACTGCTAATTCCCGGTTGTGCACCAGCCGGGTGCCACCAGAGCCCATGCGGGTTTTGCCGATAGCTTGGGACACCTTACTGCGGCGCTGTACGGCTTCGATGATGATGTTGTCGAGCCGGTCGATTTCCTCCCGGTAGCGGCGGATTTCCTGATCGGACAAGGGATCATCGGTGCCGGTGGGCATACGAATTTCTAGCTGTTCTTCCTGCTGGCTCATAGCCAGTATTGTGCCACTTTCGGCCGCTTATGGGTAAGCCTTTCGCCCGGCATTGTGGGAAGAGCCGCTCATTGGTGATGGAAGTCGGCAATGAGGCAATGCTGCTGTGCATAGCACGCGATAGTTCACCGCTGCTGGTGGGGTGCAATACAGCCGTTGTTGTTCGATCGATGTGCGGGGCGGTAAGGGGCAGGAGGTGCACAGCGTGAACTAGAGTGGATAGCCATCATGGCTGATTACAATTGCGCACCTTCCCCATTTGCCCGCCGACGCCGCGACAATGCTGAGCCGTCACGGTCACAGTCGCCGTTTGCTGGAACCACCCAGACGACAGGAGCTGATCCTGCCCAGTTACTTGACCATCTCAATCCGCAGCAGCAGGCTGCTGTCACCCACATCGGGGCACCACTGCTGATTGTGGCTGGCGCCGGTTCCGGGAAAACTGCTGTGCTTACCCGGCGGATTGCATATCTGCTGCAGGCACGCGGTGTGGCACCGTGGGAAATTTTAGCGATCACCTTCACCAATAAAGCCGCCGCCGAGATGCGGGAACGCGTCGAAGAATTGATTGGCCCTGCCGCCCAGCAGATGTGGGTAATGACGTTTCACTCGACCTGTGTACGGATTTTGCGGCAGCATGCGTCGCTGGTTCCCGGGTTGAACTCGAACTTCACGATCTATGACACTGATGATTCGAAGCGGCTGGTGACTATGATCGCGAAAGATCGCGGGGTCGATCTGAAAGCGCACACGCCGCGAGCCCTGTTGAGCATTATCAGTAACTGGAAAAATGAGCTCATCACCCCGGAGGGTGCAGCTGTTGCGGCCAGTGCCCAAGGCAGCAATGCGACAGAGCAGGTCGCCGCAGAATTGTATGCGGATTTTCAGCAGCAGCTTCGGGCGGCTAATGCTGTCGACTTTGATGATCTCATCATGTGTGTGTACACCATTTTTCGGGATCATCCGGAAGTTGCGGAATATTACAGGCGCCGATTCCGCCATGTGTTAATTGACGAATACCAAGACACGAACCATGCCCAATATCAGCTTGTTGCGGCATTGGTCGGTGATGAATCTTCGGCGGGTATTCTGCCGAGTGAGCTGTGTGTGGTCGGCGACGCCGATCAGTCGATTTATGCGTTTCGTGGTGCGACGATTCGCAATATTGAAGAGTTTGAGCAGGATTATCCGCATGCGACGACGATTGTCTTGGAACAGAATTATCGCTCTACGCAAACCATTTTGGATGCCGCGAATGCTGTGATTGCCCAGAATCCTGGTCGGCGGGACAAAAAATTGTGGACCGCTCTTGGCCAAGGCGAGCGGATTGTCGGCTGGGTTGCCGACAATGAGCATGACGAGGCACGTTTCGTGGCCGGGGAGATCGACAAACTTGTCGATCGGGGTGGCCGCTACGGCGATGTTGCGGTGATGTATCGGACGAATAATAATTCCCGTGCGTTAGAAGAGATCTTTATTCGCAGCGGGATTCCCTACACGGTGGTGGGGGGAACACGGTTTTATGAACGCAAAGAAATCCGGGACATTATTGCCTATTTGAAAGCTGTGTTAAATCCGGATGATACGGTGAGTTTGCAGCGGATCATTAACACTCCTCGGCGGGGGATCGGGGATAAAGCGCAAGAGGCGATTGCAGCCTATGCGGCAAGTCACCAGCTGAGTTTTGGGCAGGCGTTACGGACGGCAGCCGACGGCGGCATTGAGCTGCTGGGGACTCGGGCGGTCAAAGCTGTGTGGAAGTTTGTGTCTTTGCTCGATGAACTGCGGGAGTTTGCTGCGACAGCAACTGACGATGTGACCGGTTACCAGGATCTTGGCGGGCTGATTGAGGCGTGCTGTGAACAAAGTGGGTATCGTGCGGAATTGGCGAAGTCGAATGATCCGCAGAATCAGACCCGGTTGGAAAACCTCAACGAGCTGGTGTCTGTGGCACGAGAGTTCACTACCGAGCAGGCACTGTTGCAAGCCTATGAAGATATGGATGCAGCAAATCCCGCAGTAGATGACGCTGCAGCAGCTGATGTTTTCGCGCCCGATCTTGCCGATGATGATTCTGTGGCAGACGGCATGCAGCCACACCAAAGTGTTGGCGATGCTGCTGTGATCGGGTCAGAACTCGGCGGGGCAGATCCGGTGGCAGGACTCGATATTGGGACACCAGAGCCTGGCTCACTGCAAGCATT
The Corynebacterium choanae DNA segment above includes these coding regions:
- a CDS encoding UvrD-helicase domain-containing protein, with the protein product MADYNCAPSPFARRRRDNAEPSRSQSPFAGTTQTTGADPAQLLDHLNPQQQAAVTHIGAPLLIVAGAGSGKTAVLTRRIAYLLQARGVAPWEILAITFTNKAAAEMRERVEELIGPAAQQMWVMTFHSTCVRILRQHASLVPGLNSNFTIYDTDDSKRLVTMIAKDRGVDLKAHTPRALLSIISNWKNELITPEGAAVAASAQGSNATEQVAAELYADFQQQLRAANAVDFDDLIMCVYTIFRDHPEVAEYYRRRFRHVLIDEYQDTNHAQYQLVAALVGDESSAGILPSELCVVGDADQSIYAFRGATIRNIEEFEQDYPHATTIVLEQNYRSTQTILDAANAVIAQNPGRRDKKLWTALGQGERIVGWVADNEHDEARFVAGEIDKLVDRGGRYGDVAVMYRTNNNSRALEEIFIRSGIPYTVVGGTRFYERKEIRDIIAYLKAVLNPDDTVSLQRIINTPRRGIGDKAQEAIAAYAASHQLSFGQALRTAADGGIELLGTRAVKAVWKFVSLLDELREFAATATDDVTGYQDLGGLIEACCEQSGYRAELAKSNDPQNQTRLENLNELVSVAREFTTEQALLQAYEDMDAANPAVDDAAAADVFAPDLADDDSVADGMQPHQSVGDAAVIGSELGGADPVAGLDIGTPEPGSLQAFLERISLVADADQIPDSAEGQVTLMTLHTAKGLEFPVVFVVGWEDGQFPHSRSLGDPVELAEERRLAYVAITRAKQQLYLTRAAARSSWGAPTHNPPSRFLQDIPEELINWRRTGPVRGFGGAWSDRSAGFYGGQSRGSAGTGLGSDGYGSGRSRNSSTIPQAQKGPALVLTVGDMVNHQKHGLGKVVEVEQIGALKAAQIDFGNGNKQKIVLMPGMDFLEKL
- a CDS encoding chorismate mutase; its protein translation is MSQQEEQLEIRMPTGTDDPLSDQEIRRYREEIDRLDNIIIEAVQRRSKVSQAIGKTRMGSGGTRLVHNRELAVINQYRAALGDEGPALAGILLRLGRGKL